From a single Oceanobacillus kimchii X50 genomic region:
- a CDS encoding YdhK family protein, which translates to MIKKLGYFVGVFVLLMGLYACNNESDIDENEERNMLPDNEQVPEGDLEEDNQSEQEHSDHDESGKIPKDLKEAEESTYTAGDEVTITASHMPGMEGASGKIVGAYDTTAYMISYQPTDGGEMVENHKWIIQEEINNPNKNPYQVGDEVTINAEHMEGMNGATATIEDGIETTVYMIDYVTESGEEVKNHKWVTEEELEPNSNES; encoded by the coding sequence ATGATAAAAAAATTGGGATACTTCGTTGGGGTATTTGTGCTACTGATGGGATTGTATGCTTGCAATAACGAAAGTGATATTGATGAAAATGAAGAAAGAAACATGCTTCCTGATAATGAACAAGTACCTGAAGGAGATCTCGAAGAAGATAATCAAAGTGAGCAGGAACATTCGGATCATGATGAGAGTGGTAAAATCCCTAAAGATTTAAAAGAAGCAGAGGAGTCTACCTATACTGCAGGTGATGAAGTAACAATCACCGCTTCACATATGCCAGGTATGGAAGGAGCTTCAGGAAAAATTGTTGGGGCATACGATACCACCGCTTACATGATTAGTTATCAACCAACAGATGGCGGTGAAATGGTTGAAAATCACAAATGGATAATCCAAGAAGAAATTAACAATCCAAATAAAAACCCTTATCAAGTTGGAGATGAAGTAACTATTAATGCTGAACATATGGAAGGTATGAATGGCGCAACAGCAACTATTGAAGACGGTATCGAAACAACCGTATATATGATTGATTATGTAACCGAATCTGGTGAAGAAGTTAAAAATCATAAATGGGTGACCGAGGAAGAACTTGAACCAAATTCAAATGAATCATAA
- a CDS encoding ATP-binding protein produces MRITDITIYGFGQWVDQQFTFSSSEITTIYGKNESGKSTLQQFILFMLFGMPPKQRKFYQPKNSSKMGGRMIIMTPDHERIIIERIDDESRGKASCILEDGSVKDEQWLSKILNGIGLDTYQSIFSFSDTDLAHIRTMQEEELNEILLSIGLTGSSIIYDVEKRLDQEIGNLYKPSGRKPEINEQLTSLQQQSKHLDELKKNEGTYHNKVEKKHYLQERYQSVQEEIVKLHQERRKLDTLIQALPLLREAKRIENQLNNSNHVDAFPEHGVERMDQYRKLILPLRSERSTRKNNIEKYHEKMLEVNERLLPNSTQEPLYELLNELSEVQFAIEEKKRLVKLISKQKARLDEEIQQLHVNLSKSELDQLALPFYIEKQWGKIRANAEQLYYEKQQLEQQKSQLNEEKEFLNGQYKQLKNQLLHDAHVDELRQRIDAYQTSQVLQAENQKVHQEWQKTRLQKKNLNKRILYSTIVIASILMVTSFVFTEFWLTIVSIIVIGFGLSILRINKQTIDMIQGMSDINDPSLVAFVDVTIEEYYEARNILEEQEAIQSEIEQLNKKIQDNELAWIEWKRKQTNIYERFEYLDQQKQEQVTQYPFLVSIEVDYWPDLYHHLQRLLQLYEQLKENEQLYLQESTKVDNYIKQCEQWAINNNNQLDLDDPESVLVQLQAINEQHNRTLQDYRHYRALWQEERNLEQQLQKSISIYQESIDKLLIQANVTDEESFYQNAALYKERTSLKERNKELLNQLINIFPDGFESYFERLELNEYYVKKQEEQNASLKKLEEDLEDIRNNLAEVQAAINSLEGSNELSKKTHQVELEKEKLNTLFRQWAIRKVAKSYLVEAKKNYRDQYLTSVIQEAIVYFSDLTDKRYVKIYPPTKNQGFIVETREQRRFHVNELSQGTIDQLYISLRFAISKIMSQQYLLPFLIDDALVHFDTKRMERVINILRRTAKNQQVILFTCKEEIMQLVEGEVLQL; encoded by the coding sequence ATGCGAATTACAGATATAACTATCTACGGGTTTGGACAATGGGTTGATCAACAATTCACTTTCTCATCCTCTGAAATCACAACAATTTATGGAAAAAATGAGTCTGGAAAATCTACGTTACAACAATTTATTTTATTTATGCTTTTTGGCATGCCCCCAAAACAAAGGAAATTCTATCAACCGAAGAATAGTAGTAAAATGGGTGGCCGAATGATTATAATGACTCCAGACCATGAACGTATCATAATTGAACGTATAGATGATGAGAGTAGGGGGAAAGCAAGCTGCATTTTAGAAGATGGATCGGTAAAGGATGAACAATGGTTAAGCAAAATTCTAAACGGAATTGGGCTTGATACATATCAATCTATTTTTTCTTTTTCAGATACCGATCTTGCTCATATACGAACAATGCAAGAGGAAGAACTTAATGAAATATTGTTAAGTATAGGATTAACGGGATCTTCTATTATATATGACGTAGAGAAGCGCTTGGATCAGGAAATAGGAAATTTATATAAACCTTCTGGTAGAAAGCCAGAGATAAACGAACAATTAACATCATTGCAACAGCAATCTAAACATCTAGATGAATTAAAAAAGAACGAAGGTACATATCACAATAAAGTGGAAAAAAAGCACTATTTACAAGAACGTTATCAGTCAGTACAAGAAGAAATTGTGAAGCTCCATCAAGAACGTAGGAAGCTTGATACGTTGATACAAGCTTTACCTTTATTGAGAGAGGCAAAAAGAATCGAAAATCAACTTAATAATTCGAATCATGTAGATGCCTTTCCTGAACATGGCGTAGAGAGAATGGACCAATATAGAAAGCTTATTCTTCCTCTTCGAAGTGAAAGAAGTACACGAAAAAATAATATTGAAAAATATCATGAAAAAATGTTAGAAGTAAACGAACGTTTATTGCCTAATTCAACCCAAGAACCATTATATGAGTTGCTGAACGAGTTAAGTGAGGTTCAATTTGCTATTGAAGAGAAAAAGAGATTAGTTAAACTTATTTCAAAACAGAAAGCAAGATTAGATGAGGAGATTCAACAATTACATGTGAACTTGTCTAAATCCGAACTAGATCAATTAGCATTGCCTTTTTATATAGAAAAACAATGGGGGAAAATAAGAGCAAATGCTGAGCAGTTATACTATGAAAAACAGCAATTGGAACAACAAAAAAGTCAGCTGAATGAAGAAAAAGAATTTCTAAATGGGCAATATAAGCAATTGAAGAATCAATTATTACATGATGCGCATGTAGATGAATTACGACAAAGAATTGATGCTTACCAAACTAGTCAGGTTTTACAAGCTGAAAATCAAAAAGTACATCAAGAATGGCAAAAGACAAGACTACAAAAAAAGAATCTTAACAAACGTATATTATACAGTACAATTGTTATAGCAAGTATCCTTATGGTAACTTCATTTGTTTTTACAGAGTTTTGGTTAACTATAGTATCCATAATCGTAATTGGTTTTGGCTTAAGTATACTACGTATAAATAAACAAACAATTGATATGATACAAGGAATGTCAGATATTAATGATCCTAGCTTGGTTGCTTTCGTTGATGTAACCATAGAAGAATATTATGAGGCAAGAAATATATTAGAAGAGCAAGAGGCTATACAAAGCGAAATCGAACAATTAAATAAAAAGATACAAGATAATGAGTTAGCGTGGATAGAGTGGAAAAGAAAACAGACAAATATTTATGAAAGATTTGAATATCTAGATCAACAGAAGCAGGAACAAGTTACCCAGTATCCTTTTTTAGTTTCAATTGAAGTTGATTATTGGCCAGATTTATATCATCATTTGCAGCGCCTACTTCAACTATATGAACAATTGAAAGAAAATGAACAACTTTATTTACAAGAATCAACAAAGGTAGATAATTATATTAAACAATGTGAACAATGGGCTATAAATAATAATAATCAATTAGATTTAGATGATCCGGAAAGTGTCCTCGTACAACTACAAGCCATAAATGAGCAGCATAACCGGACACTCCAAGATTATCGACATTATAGAGCACTTTGGCAAGAAGAAAGAAATCTTGAACAACAACTTCAAAAATCTATCTCGATTTATCAAGAATCAATAGATAAATTGTTAATACAAGCCAATGTGACAGACGAAGAATCATTCTATCAAAATGCTGCTCTGTATAAAGAGCGAACATCATTAAAAGAGAGAAACAAAGAATTACTAAATCAGTTAATCAATATTTTTCCAGATGGATTTGAATCTTACTTTGAGCGATTAGAATTAAATGAGTATTATGTGAAAAAGCAAGAAGAGCAAAACGCTAGCTTAAAAAAATTAGAAGAAGATTTAGAGGATATTCGAAATAATCTAGCAGAAGTTCAAGCTGCCATTAATTCATTAGAAGGATCAAATGAACTGTCGAAAAAGACACATCAGGTTGAATTAGAAAAAGAAAAGCTAAATACTTTGTTTCGACAATGGGCAATTCGAAAAGTTGCGAAGTCTTATCTAGTAGAAGCAAAGAAAAATTATCGAGATCAATATTTGACAAGCGTTATTCAAGAAGCAATTGTGTATTTTAGTGATTTAACCGATAAACGATATGTTAAAATTTATCCACCAACAAAAAATCAAGGATTTATAGTCGAAACAAGAGAACAAAGAAGATTTCATGTAAACGAGTTATCACAAGGAACTATTGATCAGCTGTATATTTCATTACGATTTGCGATTAGTAAGATCATGAGCCAACAATATTTACTGCCATTCCTAATCGATGATGCTTTGGTACATTTTGATACGAAGCGAATGGAACGTGTTATAAATATTCTGCGTCGTACTGCAAAAAATCAACAAGTGATTTTATTTACATGTAAAGAAGAAATTATGCAACTAGTAGAGGGAGAAGTATTGCAATTATAG
- a CDS encoding metal-sensing transcriptional repressor encodes MDSLQEHTNHPRSNTEKQAVTNRLKRIEGQVRGIQKMVEEDRYCVDILVQISAIQAALKKVGFEITERHMKHCVSDAVKSGEGDEAIDEVMSVLKQFTK; translated from the coding sequence TTGGATTCATTACAAGAACATACAAATCATCCAAGATCGAATACAGAAAAACAAGCGGTAACAAACCGTTTGAAACGTATAGAAGGACAAGTGAGAGGAATACAAAAGATGGTGGAAGAGGATCGTTATTGTGTAGATATACTCGTTCAGATTAGTGCCATTCAAGCTGCATTAAAAAAAGTAGGATTTGAAATTACGGAGCGGCATATGAAACATTGTGTCAGTGATGCAGTAAAGTCCGGTGAAGGTGATGAAGCAATTGATGAAGTAATGAGTGTATTAAAACAGTTTACGAAGTAA
- the copZ gene encoding copper chaperone CopZ, with translation MKKTMQVQGMSCGHCKQSVEGAINGIDGVSEAKVNLSTGEVEIYFDDSKVTTKQLKATVEEQGYDVVAP, from the coding sequence ATGAAAAAAACAATGCAAGTACAAGGAATGTCATGTGGACATTGTAAACAATCGGTAGAAGGTGCTATCAATGGTATAGATGGTGTGTCAGAAGCAAAGGTTAATCTTTCTACAGGGGAAGTTGAAATTTATTTTGATGATAGTAAAGTTACAACTAAGCAGTTAAAAGCTACAGTTGAAGAGCAAGGTTATGATGTAGTAGCTCCATAA
- the yhaM gene encoding 3'-5' exoribonuclease YhaM — protein sequence MKNGIAFRTIGEEFDGFLLIKESTRGTTSNGKPFLTLILRDASGEIEAKLWDATKDDEETLIPEQIIQVSGEINQFRGKHQLKILSIRLAQPMDNVQVTDFLGKAPMEKEELAEKLTEAIFEMENPKIQRLVRAFIKKYQEELLTYPAATKNHHEFASGLAYHVVSMLAIGKELHKLYPEINKDLLYAGIILHDIGKIKELSGVVSTTYTLEGKMLGHIPMMVEEIGLMANELKIEGEEVLILKHLVLSHHGKAEWGSPTPPLVREAELLHLIDLIDAKMNMLGRALEKVQPGEFTERLFAMDNRAFYKPNFEENEG from the coding sequence ATGAAAAATGGTATCGCATTTCGCACGATTGGAGAAGAATTTGATGGATTTCTATTAATTAAAGAATCTACAAGGGGTACTACTAGTAATGGAAAACCATTTCTAACCTTAATACTTCGCGATGCTAGCGGTGAAATAGAAGCAAAACTTTGGGATGCAACTAAAGATGATGAAGAAACACTGATTCCAGAACAAATTATTCAAGTTTCAGGTGAAATTAACCAATTTCGAGGTAAGCACCAATTAAAAATATTATCTATCCGTTTAGCTCAACCAATGGATAATGTTCAAGTAACAGACTTTTTAGGTAAAGCACCCATGGAAAAGGAAGAATTGGCAGAAAAATTAACTGAGGCAATTTTTGAGATGGAGAACCCTAAAATTCAACGTCTAGTTCGTGCATTTATTAAGAAATATCAGGAAGAGTTACTAACCTATCCTGCAGCAACCAAAAATCATCATGAGTTTGCATCTGGACTAGCATATCATGTCGTTAGTATGTTGGCTATTGGAAAAGAATTGCACAAGCTCTACCCCGAAATTAATAAAGACTTATTATATGCTGGAATTATACTGCATGATATTGGTAAGATTAAAGAACTTTCTGGTGTTGTTTCTACTACTTATACATTGGAAGGGAAAATGCTTGGACATATACCGATGATGGTTGAAGAAATTGGATTAATGGCTAATGAGTTGAAAATTGAAGGAGAAGAGGTGCTCATTTTAAAACATCTCGTTCTAAGTCACCACGGTAAAGCAGAATGGGGAAGTCCTACCCCGCCATTAGTTCGTGAAGCTGAACTACTACATTTAATCGATTTAATAGATGCAAAAATGAATATGTTAGGTCGAGCGTTGGAAAAAGTTCAACCAGGAGAGTTCACGGAAAGACTTTTTGCTATGGATAATCGTGCTTTTTACAAACCGAATTTTGAAGAAAATGAAGGATAG
- a CDS encoding metallophosphoesterase family protein produces MKESISFIHAADLHLDSPFRGLQNIPEEIFQEIQESTFTTLDNLIEQAIKHKVDFLLLVGDLYDTDNQSLKAQVRLRNVFQKLEEYNIQVFLSYGNHDYLNEHSLSVQFPNNVHMFTSETVSYLPYNRTEETIAHIYGFSYENRAVYDSKVPHYQRINEQVPYHIGLLHGSITTNTEHDMYAPFHLEELKNAHMDYWALGHIHKREVLSDAPPIIYPGNIQGRHRKEIGKKGCYFVEMNEFEVQKQFISLESIRFEQLELDLSGVEFLHNIEPLVLQSLPQLDNPGLIELIIKMNEQQYESWKQTRIDEWIDIINELTITQSPWIYIYRTSIQVPKSHEFGENSPFFTMIKKQIDEVPIQPIVDELYQNRQARKYINALSESEIEAIKQEADQFLQDAFRRG; encoded by the coding sequence ATGAAAGAGTCGATATCATTTATTCATGCAGCAGACTTACATTTAGATAGTCCTTTTCGAGGATTGCAAAATATACCTGAAGAAATTTTTCAAGAAATTCAAGAAAGTACATTTACAACATTAGATAATTTAATAGAACAGGCGATTAAACATAAAGTAGATTTTTTATTATTAGTAGGGGATCTATATGATACCGATAATCAAAGCTTAAAAGCACAAGTCCGACTTAGAAATGTTTTCCAAAAGCTTGAGGAATATAACATTCAAGTATTCCTTTCTTATGGAAATCATGATTATTTGAATGAACACTCCTTATCTGTACAATTCCCTAATAATGTTCATATGTTTACAAGTGAAACCGTGTCTTACTTGCCATATAATAGAACAGAAGAGACAATAGCACATATCTATGGGTTTAGTTATGAAAATAGAGCGGTATACGATTCTAAGGTTCCACACTATCAACGGATAAATGAACAAGTACCTTATCATATTGGATTATTGCATGGAAGTATAACTACGAATACCGAGCATGATATGTATGCACCGTTTCATTTAGAAGAATTGAAGAATGCTCACATGGATTATTGGGCACTTGGCCATATTCATAAAAGAGAAGTGCTATCTGATGCTCCACCTATTATCTATCCAGGAAATATACAAGGTCGTCATCGGAAAGAAATAGGTAAAAAAGGATGCTATTTCGTTGAAATGAACGAGTTTGAAGTTCAAAAACAATTTATATCTTTAGAATCAATTCGATTCGAACAACTAGAATTAGATTTATCTGGAGTTGAATTTTTACATAATATCGAACCGCTTGTTCTACAGTCACTTCCTCAATTAGATAATCCCGGATTAATCGAATTAATAATAAAGATGAATGAGCAACAATACGAAAGTTGGAAACAGACACGCATTGATGAGTGGATAGATATAATAAATGAGTTAACTATCACTCAATCTCCATGGATATATATATATCGTACGTCGATTCAAGTTCCAAAAAGTCATGAATTTGGGGAAAATAGTCCATTCTTTACTATGATAAAAAAACAGATAGATGAGGTACCTATTCAACCAATAGTAGATGAATTATATCAAAATAGACAAGCTAGAAAGTATATCAATGCATTATCAGAATCAGAGATAGAAGCAATAAAACAAGAAGCAGACCAATTTTTACAAGATGCATTTCGGAGAGGGTGA
- a CDS encoding heavy metal translocating P-type ATPase, which produces MANKQSTYHITGMTCAACSNRIEKVLNRMDGVEANVNLTTEKASIQYDETKIKNGDITDKIEKMGYGVQIEKVELDISGMTCAACSNRIEKVLNKMDGVREANVNLTTETGTVYYYSDVVQESQLINKIEKIGYNAVLKNENQNKSSQKEKKLVKAKKKLIVSALLSLPLLVTMLVHLFNIEIPTFFMNPWFQFVLATPIQFWIGWQFYVGAYKNLRNKTANMDVLVAVGTSAAYFYSLYEGLLTINNPAYHPHLYYETSAIIITLVLLGKYLEASAKGQTTTAITKLLNLQAKEARVLRDGTEFMIPLEEVVVGDRLIVKPGEKIPVDGIVKQGKTSVDESMITGESIPVEKGRDTEVIGSTMNKNGSIEIEATKVGNDTALSSIVKAVEDAQGSKAPIQRLADVISGFFVPVVVMIAILTFIVWYLFVQPSQVEPALVALIAVLVIACPCALGLATPTSIMVGTGRAAENGILFKGGEHLEQAYKIQSVVFDKTGTITNGKPVVTDFNGDDETLLLLASAEKGSEHPLAEAITQYAEEKQMALVPTTDFEAIPGRGITAIVDSKHIIVGNRQLMKEYKVDSRKEDEYLFELENEGKTAMLIAIDGKIRGTVAVADTIKENAKEAINQLKDMNIQVVMLTGDNERTAKAIGRLAGINHIIAEVLPEEKAENIKRLQKDGNAVAMVGDGINDAPALAIADIGIAIGTGTEIAIEAADITILGGDLLLVSKAIKISQATIKNIKQNLFWAFGYNTAGIPIAAIGLLAPWIAGAAMALSSVSVVTNSLRLKKVKI; this is translated from the coding sequence ATGGCTAATAAGCAGTCAACATATCATATTACAGGGATGACATGTGCCGCCTGTTCCAATCGAATAGAAAAAGTATTAAATCGTATGGATGGAGTAGAAGCTAATGTGAATTTAACTACCGAGAAAGCATCAATTCAATACGATGAGACGAAAATTAAGAATGGTGATATAACCGATAAAATAGAAAAAATGGGATATGGAGTACAAATAGAAAAGGTTGAGTTGGATATAAGCGGGATGACATGTGCCGCCTGTTCTAATCGAATAGAAAAAGTATTAAACAAAATGGATGGTGTTAGAGAAGCAAATGTAAATCTTACTACTGAAACTGGCACGGTTTATTATTATTCAGATGTAGTTCAAGAGTCACAACTCATTAATAAAATAGAAAAAATTGGATATAACGCTGTTTTAAAAAATGAGAATCAAAATAAATCATCACAGAAAGAAAAAAAGTTAGTAAAAGCAAAAAAGAAATTGATTGTGTCTGCGCTATTATCTTTACCGTTATTAGTGACTATGCTTGTACATCTGTTTAATATCGAAATTCCCACTTTCTTCATGAATCCATGGTTCCAATTCGTGTTAGCCACCCCGATTCAATTTTGGATTGGATGGCAATTCTATGTGGGAGCGTATAAAAATTTGCGTAATAAAACTGCAAATATGGACGTGTTAGTTGCAGTTGGTACTAGTGCAGCGTACTTTTATAGTTTGTATGAAGGATTATTAACGATTAATAATCCTGCTTATCACCCACATCTTTATTATGAGACAAGTGCAATTATTATAACGCTTGTATTGTTGGGTAAGTACTTGGAAGCAAGTGCGAAAGGGCAAACAACAACTGCGATTACAAAGTTATTAAATTTACAAGCTAAAGAAGCTAGAGTATTACGTGATGGAACGGAATTTATGATTCCTTTAGAAGAAGTGGTAGTTGGGGATCGATTAATTGTAAAACCAGGAGAAAAAATACCAGTTGATGGTATCGTGAAACAAGGAAAAACATCCGTTGATGAGTCAATGATTACTGGAGAGTCTATACCTGTAGAAAAAGGTAGGGACACAGAAGTGATTGGTTCAACAATGAATAAAAACGGTTCAATAGAAATAGAAGCAACCAAAGTAGGTAATGATACCGCATTATCATCTATTGTCAAAGCTGTGGAAGATGCCCAGGGTTCGAAAGCACCAATACAACGATTAGCAGATGTTATTTCAGGATTCTTCGTTCCAGTTGTTGTCATGATTGCAATTTTAACGTTCATTGTGTGGTATCTCTTCGTACAACCAAGTCAAGTGGAACCTGCTTTAGTAGCATTAATTGCTGTATTAGTAATTGCTTGTCCTTGTGCATTAGGGTTAGCAACTCCAACTTCTATTATGGTAGGAACTGGCCGCGCTGCTGAGAATGGAATTCTTTTCAAAGGTGGAGAACATTTAGAGCAAGCGTATAAAATTCAATCCGTTGTATTTGATAAAACAGGAACTATTACTAATGGTAAACCAGTTGTCACTGATTTTAATGGAGATGATGAGACGCTTTTATTATTAGCAAGTGCAGAAAAAGGTTCAGAACATCCTCTTGCCGAAGCAATTACACAGTATGCTGAGGAAAAACAAATGGCTCTAGTACCAACAACTGATTTTGAAGCCATTCCAGGTCGTGGTATAACTGCAATTGTAGACAGTAAGCATATTATTGTCGGAAATCGTCAATTAATGAAAGAATATAAGGTAGATAGTAGAAAAGAAGATGAATATTTATTCGAACTAGAAAATGAAGGAAAAACTGCTATGCTAATTGCAATTGACGGAAAAATCCGTGGTACTGTAGCTGTTGCCGATACGATTAAAGAAAATGCGAAAGAAGCTATAAACCAATTAAAAGATATGAATATACAAGTAGTTATGTTAACAGGTGATAATGAACGAACTGCGAAAGCTATTGGACGATTAGCTGGAATAAATCATATTATTGCTGAAGTATTACCAGAAGAGAAAGCCGAAAATATAAAAAGGTTGCAAAAAGATGGAAATGCAGTCGCAATGGTTGGAGATGGAATTAATGATGCTCCTGCTCTTGCAATAGCAGATATAGGAATTGCGATCGGAACAGGCACCGAAATTGCAATTGAAGCAGCTGATATTACGATTTTAGGAGGAGATCTTCTTCTTGTATCAAAAGCTATTAAGATTAGTCAAGCAACGATTAAAAATATAAAGCAAAATCTATTCTGGGCTTTTGGTTATAATACTGCGGGAATACCAATCGCTGCGATTGGGTTATTAGCTCCTTGGATAGCTGGTGCAGCGATGGCTTTAAGTTCAGTGAGTGTTGTTACAAACTCATTAAGGCTTAAAAAAGTGAAAATTTAA